From Candidatus Kaelpia aquatica, the proteins below share one genomic window:
- a CDS encoding LamG domain-containing protein — MVLSLFQNYRHKKGSALLTEEKGVTFVSAVILVAVMSLSIWASLVLSDVILKAKSISTTEDEMQIIVNGLLSFYRDCDQFVTDSGDAAADFLDLETQPLAARFEGTASLQSYRQSVWDGPYVRGGYDEDKDGDTVDFIQEYLKDAWNKPYIYDYTAGATTATITSYGLNRAAGGGDDVVITITANDVVEEKIRNTKGELAYINARKEELETRYDNAGETFSPVGFDIDNLFQTYGCDTTGLISHWKMDEGSWDGVAPDAVDSQGSNDGTAYGGVTTVFTGKLGRCGSFDGVDDYVNIPGYYLSTATAGGAIESWFNKAGDSSGSNSAGGIFSNGGSSRPLVYVLNTENIQIYWSGASGMLVGGGEYTNTYSISEDEWYHVVFSWTEDHYYLYLNAVLKEDNAFIPSTPISGDSLIGKYSADNVLNGFIDEVRIWSRALPASDVFQEYLRGVYLTDWAYKYDEWQSEYAWDSGNGVFYSFGPDRVTGGDDDIYQSE, encoded by the coding sequence ATGGTTTTATCTCTGTTCCAAAATTATCGTCATAAGAAAGGTTCTGCTCTATTGACAGAGGAGAAGGGCGTCACTTTCGTCTCAGCTGTTATCCTGGTTGCTGTAATGTCGCTCTCTATTTGGGCATCTCTGGTATTGAGCGATGTAATACTTAAGGCAAAGAGTATTAGTACGACTGAAGATGAAATGCAGATAATAGTCAACGGCCTTTTAAGTTTCTATAGAGATTGCGATCAGTTTGTAACTGATAGCGGGGATGCTGCAGCAGACTTCCTAGACTTAGAGACTCAGCCTCTAGCAGCCCGCTTTGAGGGCACTGCGTCTCTGCAGAGTTACAGACAGAGCGTTTGGGACGGCCCCTATGTTAGAGGGGGGTATGATGAGGATAAAGACGGAGATACTGTCGATTTTATACAAGAATATCTTAAGGATGCTTGGAATAAACCCTATATCTATGATTATACTGCTGGGGCTACAACAGCTACCATTACAAGCTATGGTTTAAATCGTGCAGCTGGTGGAGGAGACGATGTAGTTATAACAATTACTGCAAATGATGTGGTTGAGGAGAAGATAAGAAATACAAAAGGAGAGCTTGCTTATATAAATGCCAGAAAAGAAGAGCTGGAGACAAGATATGATAATGCAGGTGAGACATTTTCCCCTGTTGGATTTGATATAGACAATTTATTTCAAACTTACGGCTGTGATACTACGGGTCTCATTAGTCATTGGAAGATGGATGAAGGTTCTTGGGATGGAGTAGCTCCTGATGCAGTAGATTCTCAAGGATCTAATGATGGCACTGCCTACGGAGGGGTGACTACTGTTTTTACAGGCAAGCTTGGTAGATGCGGGAGTTTTGATGGGGTGGATGATTATGTGAATATTCCGGGATATTATCTCAGTACAGCTACAGCTGGAGGAGCTATTGAATCATGGTTTAATAAAGCAGGAGATTCATCAGGCAGTAATTCTGCTGGGGGAATATTCAGTAATGGGGGATCAAGTCGGCCATTAGTTTATGTATTAAATACTGAAAATATTCAGATTTATTGGAGTGGTGCCAGCGGGATGTTAGTAGGTGGAGGCGAGTATACTAATACATATAGCATTTCAGAAGACGAATGGTATCATGTTGTTTTTTCTTGGACAGAAGATCATTATTATTTGTATCTTAATGCGGTTTTGAAAGAGGATAATGCCTTTATACCTTCAACGCCTATTAGTGGAGATAGTTTAATAGGTAAATATAGTGCCGATAATGTTTTAAATGGCTTTATCGACGAAGTCCGTATCTGGAGCCGGGCTTTACCTGCCAGCGATGTTTTTCAGGAATACTTAAGAGGGGTTTATTTAACTGATTGGGCTTATAAATACGATGAATGGCAGAGTGAGTATGCCTGGGATAGCGGAAATGGAGTTTTTTATAGTTTTGGTCCTGATAGAGTTACAGGAGGTGATGATGATATATACCAGAGTGAATAG
- a CDS encoding type II secretion system F family protein translates to MPTYTYKAIDANGKYFKGKLKVSSESEVEGVLSQQGQTLISVQEAVKKQQLFSSTKKVSKIKNSSLISFTYQLGTYVDSGVPLLSSLYDLSKTPEDPYLSSVVFDIYSMIEKGFSFEEALKSYPKIFDNLYVGAVRSGETTGNLAEVLKYLSHYLEWKSAIRSQVMQAMIYPVVLLLAIGGAMIVLVTFVLPKFIGIFEGMDMEIPITTKTLMWMSNTVRTQWKVLIVGSIAAFIAFKTYLGTQQGRLLFDRLKFKLPIFGVLLNKVAVSRFTHTFSMALRSGIDVIRALDLCRSVVGNKVLEMDISSIRDKVNIGENLANSFKESRGFPPLLTRMVSVGESSGTLEETVRKVSEYYDNDVPKTITRVFALMEPLLLVIMGIGVGFIAFSIFVPMFNMVNVVKSH, encoded by the coding sequence ATGCCTACATATACATATAAAGCAATAGATGCTAACGGAAAGTATTTTAAGGGCAAGCTTAAGGTATCGAGTGAGTCTGAAGTAGAGGGCGTGCTCTCTCAGCAGGGTCAAACGCTTATAAGCGTCCAGGAAGCAGTTAAGAAGCAGCAGCTTTTCTCTTCGACAAAAAAAGTGTCTAAGATAAAGAACAGCTCTCTAATAAGCTTCACTTACCAACTGGGAACATACGTTGATAGCGGTGTGCCGCTCTTAAGTTCGCTATATGATCTCTCTAAGACCCCTGAGGATCCGTACTTAAGCAGTGTAGTATTTGATATCTATTCTATGATAGAGAAAGGTTTCTCTTTTGAGGAAGCTTTGAAATCTTATCCCAAAATATTCGACAACTTATATGTAGGGGCTGTAAGAAGCGGTGAGACAACAGGTAATCTGGCTGAGGTTTTAAAATATCTCTCTCATTATTTAGAATGGAAATCTGCGATAAGATCTCAGGTTATGCAGGCCATGATCTATCCGGTTGTTTTGTTGCTTGCTATAGGCGGAGCTATGATAGTTTTGGTTACGTTTGTACTGCCTAAATTTATAGGTATATTTGAAGGTATGGATATGGAAATACCCATCACAACCAAGACGCTGATGTGGATGAGCAATACTGTTCGCACTCAGTGGAAGGTCCTTATCGTAGGCTCTATTGCCGCTTTCATTGCTTTTAAGACTTACCTTGGTACTCAGCAGGGAAGGTTATTGTTTGATAGATTGAAGTTTAAACTGCCTATATTTGGAGTACTGCTTAATAAAGTTGCCGTATCTCGTTTTACTCATACTTTCTCAATGGCTTTAAGGAGCGGCATTGATGTTATAAGAGCATTAGATTTATGCCGCTCGGTCGTAGGCAATAAGGTCTTAGAGATGGACATATCTTCAATAAGAGATAAGGTTAATATAGGTGAAAATCTAGCCAACTCTTTTAAAGAGAGCCGCGGGTTTCCTCCTCTACTTACAAGAATGGTCTCAGTTGGTGAGAGTTCCGGTACGTTAGAGGAGACAGTACGTAAGGTATCTGAATACTATGACAATGACGTTCCTAAGACTATAACCAGGGTCTTTGCTTTGATGGAGCCGTTGCTCTTGGTCATTATGGGCATAGGCGTAGGTTTTATAGCTTTTTCAATATTTGTTCCGATGTTCAATATGGTTAATGTTGTTAAGTCACATTAA
- a CDS encoding prepilin-type N-terminal cleavage/methylation domain-containing protein: protein MKDRDANLLNSGGLKMRTSRRGWTLIEMVMVIVVVSTLASISIIKINNVMHAGRVATAVSEINIIKKALMSYFGDNIAFPANASAGADPGLVPDYIDSWPDENPWNGEYEYNYGTYATFNFDGTAGNEAYLSINKGSDDLTSETCVDVDNLLDDGTTTTGKVRSNGSTYIYIYVSEG, encoded by the coding sequence ATGAAAGATAGAGATGCTAATTTATTAAACTCTGGAGGTTTAAAGATGAGAACCTCAAGAAGAGGCTGGACTTTGATTGAGATGGTTATGGTTATAGTAGTTGTATCTACTTTAGCTTCGATATCCATTATTAAAATAAATAATGTTATGCATGCAGGTAGAGTTGCTACTGCGGTCTCAGAAATTAATATAATAAAGAAGGCTCTTATGAGTTATTTTGGTGATAATATTGCTTTTCCTGCTAATGCTTCTGCCGGAGCTGATCCCGGTTTAGTTCCAGACTATATAGACTCCTGGCCGGATGAGAATCCCTGGAATGGAGAGTACGAATATAATTACGGCACATATGCTACTTTTAATTTTGACGGTACAGCAGGTAATGAAGCCTATCTCTCTATAAATAAAGGAAGTGATGATTTAACATCTGAGACATGCGTAGATGTGGATAATCTCTTAGACGATGGTACGACTACGACCGGTAAAGTCAGGTCTAATGGATCAACTTATATCTACATCTATGTTTCAGAAGGCTAA
- a CDS encoding prepilin-type N-terminal cleavage/methylation domain-containing protein encodes MMKSKKRKRSGFTLAEVVAVIVILGLLSGVITPQIVKTIKKGRDVRRISDIDSLASALQAYYLDNAAYPTAAAWTYSTGAFLGDLTTGNYITQTIEDPKNDATYKYAYKRDATGAIPFAVIGCKTFEQLSTMGGTVSSETLYYYKQLYER; translated from the coding sequence ATGATGAAATCTAAAAAGAGAAAAAGATCCGGTTTTACCCTTGCAGAGGTAGTTGCAGTTATTGTTATTTTAGGGCTCTTATCAGGCGTTATTACACCTCAGATAGTTAAGACTATTAAAAAAGGAAGAGATGTCAGGCGTATTTCAGATATTGATAGTCTTGCCTCGGCTCTTCAGGCTTATTATCTAGATAATGCTGCCTATCCTACAGCTGCGGCCTGGACCTATTCAACAGGTGCTTTTTTAGGGGATCTTACGACAGGCAACTATATAACTCAGACCATAGAAGACCCTAAGAACGATGCTACTTATAAGTATGCTTATAAGAGGGATGCTACAGGAGCTATACCTTTTGCGGTTATTGGTTGCAAGACCTTTGAGCAACTTTCTACTATGGGCGGTACTGTTTCAAGTGAAACATTATATTATTATAAACAGCTCTATGAAAGATAG
- a CDS encoding type II secretion system protein GspG, whose product MKKLRSFTLMELIVVMSVIIVLGGVLLPQVNRVITESRTSKAKAELEHIKAAMLAYKKDTGELPPKAATFTEASITAAIINALLATDSASGWDGPYLDKSVLTDPWGEDYIYADNDGVTSRPISYLLSKGPDETKDVLNPHLTTASGVDDDIYVVVYNDGD is encoded by the coding sequence ATGAAGAAGTTGAGATCTTTTACCTTAATGGAGTTGATAGTTGTTATGTCTGTTATAATCGTCTTAGGTGGGGTATTGCTTCCTCAGGTTAATCGCGTAATAACGGAATCAAGAACATCAAAAGCAAAAGCAGAGCTAGAGCATATCAAAGCTGCTATGTTAGCTTATAAGAAAGATACCGGAGAACTTCCTCCTAAGGCAGCCACATTTACTGAGGCCTCTATCACTGCAGCTATTATAAATGCTCTCCTAGCTACTGATAGTGCATCAGGCTGGGACGGTCCTTACCTCGATAAGTCGGTTCTGACCGACCCCTGGGGGGAAGATTATATATACGCTGATAATGATGGAGTGACAAGCAGACCAATATCTTATCTGCTCTCTAAAGGTCCGGATGAGACTAAAGATGTATTAAACCCTCATCTAACAACTGCTTCAGGTGTCGATGATGATATTTATGTTGTTGTCTATAACGACGGAGATTAA
- a CDS encoding ATPase, T2SS/T4P/T4SS family yields the protein MAEEERELDSEEESSEIEERDLSGLDGDQDLILNEAIKKDGQPSFIKEKGLEELLIDRGLLTDEQLDSVKAESKETGKTLKDILIESGFISQEHMPILLGVELGVKSVDLSSFIIEPEIAALVPESTVRKLKVLPLFKEGNSLTVAMADPTDVRIIDELHRETSLMIEPVLASDMEIVRTIDQTYGTADTIYEVVKGIDEKKLLSSKEAGEEAPIVKLTNLLIVQAVRDRASDIHIEPEEKMVRVRYRIDGVLHRVVSLPKFLQMPITSRIKIMADLDIAERRLPQDGRIRMDVGNKSIDLRVSLQPTLFGENLVMRILDKSSIMIGIESLGFSKNDFNTFADVVRTPHGMILVTGPTGSGKTTTLYSAINRINTEDRSIMTMEDPTEYQIPLVRQTQVNPQIGLTYAAGLRAILRQDPDIIMVGEVRDLETAEIAIHAALTGHLVFSTLHTNDAASAFTRLIDMGVEAFLASSSIAAVIAQRLIRVICENCKKEHKPSEAALGELGIRDRDNVVFYEGVGCPLCKGTGYKGRIGIFSILRSTSRIQELVVSRAPATDIDKVARSEGMNSLREDCLDKVRKGVTTIEEMFRVTQDVVV from the coding sequence ATGGCTGAAGAAGAGAGAGAGTTAGATTCTGAAGAAGAGAGCTCTGAGATTGAAGAGAGAGATCTATCAGGTTTAGACGGAGATCAGGATCTTATATTAAATGAAGCGATTAAAAAAGACGGGCAGCCTTCTTTTATAAAAGAGAAGGGTTTAGAAGAGCTCCTTATAGATAGAGGTCTTCTTACAGATGAGCAGCTTGACTCAGTTAAGGCTGAGTCCAAAGAGACTGGAAAAACCTTAAAAGACATATTGATCGAGAGCGGCTTTATCTCTCAGGAGCATATGCCCATCCTCTTAGGTGTTGAGCTTGGGGTTAAGAGTGTAGATCTATCCAGTTTTATCATAGAGCCTGAAATAGCCGCTCTTGTTCCTGAATCAACGGTAAGAAAGCTAAAGGTTCTTCCCTTATTTAAAGAGGGCAATAGTTTAACAGTTGCCATGGCTGATCCGACTGATGTTAGGATTATCGATGAGCTGCACCGCGAGACATCTCTCATGATTGAACCGGTACTTGCATCTGATATGGAGATTGTAAGGACGATCGACCAGACTTATGGTACAGCCGACACAATCTATGAGGTTGTCAAAGGTATTGACGAGAAGAAGCTCTTAAGTTCAAAAGAGGCAGGAGAGGAAGCCCCGATAGTTAAACTTACCAACCTTCTCATAGTTCAGGCTGTAAGAGATAGGGCCTCGGATATTCATATTGAACCTGAAGAGAAGATGGTTAGAGTCAGATACAGGATTGACGGAGTCTTACATAGAGTTGTATCATTGCCAAAGTTTTTACAGATGCCTATTACTTCACGTATAAAGATTATGGCTGATTTAGATATTGCAGAGCGCAGGCTTCCGCAGGATGGAAGGATCAGGATGGATGTAGGTAATAAGTCTATAGATTTACGAGTCTCTCTGCAGCCGACATTATTTGGTGAAAATCTTGTAATGAGAATATTAGATAAATCCAGCATTATGATAGGTATTGAGAGCTTGGGGTTTTCAAAAAACGATTTCAATACCTTTGCAGATGTTGTACGCACGCCGCATGGAATGATTCTTGTAACAGGCCCTACGGGGAGTGGAAAGACAACGACGCTCTATTCTGCTATTAATAGGATAAATACAGAAGATAGAAGTATTATGACAATGGAAGATCCTACAGAATATCAGATTCCTCTTGTTAGGCAGACCCAAGTTAATCCTCAGATAGGCCTTACTTATGCTGCCGGGTTACGCGCGATATTGAGGCAGGATCCTGATATTATAATGGTAGGTGAAGTCAGGGATTTAGAGACGGCCGAGATAGCTATCCATGCTGCTTTAACAGGCCACTTAGTCTTCTCAACCTTACATACTAATGATGCTGCCTCTGCTTTTACAAGGCTTATCGATATGGGTGTCGAAGCTTTTCTAGCCTCTAGTTCTATAGCAGCTGTTATAGCCCAGCGTCTTATCAGGGTGATATGTGAGAATTGTAAGAAAGAGCATAAACCTTCCGAGGCAGCATTAGGTGAGCTGGGTATTAGAGATAGAGATAATGTTGTTTTTTATGAGGGTGTTGGCTGTCCGCTTTGTAAAGGTACAGGCTATAAGGGAAGGATTGGAATATTCTCCATTCTAAGATCGACTTCCAGGATTCAGGAGCTTGTAGTCTCCCGCGCTCCGGCTACTGACATCGATAAGGTGGCCAGATCAGAGGGTATGAACTCCTTAAGAGAGGACTGCCTAGATAAAGTTAGGAAAGGAGTGACAACGATTGAAGAGATGTTTAGGGTTACTCAGGATGTAGTTGTATAG